Below is a genomic region from Sphaeramia orbicularis chromosome 6, fSphaOr1.1, whole genome shotgun sequence.
aaatatttatttccatcccttcactgcttttttccaaacaatgcctgtaacacggcagtaaaacggcagtaacacggctggttaaaaacccagaaaagtcattgatctctatctttatcttccttctgtgcattgaaaccactgcagtcgtcttcttcagtgtcggagttgaacagcctcagaaagactccgtcacactccttctacgtctctcttttgtttttgctctcatTGTCTCTTCCGTGCTTCacctctatttccttcttagacagacagatcgattgcttttaacttaaaagctgcatcatatgcatttctttgtgtgcgttccatgatgagggtttgtgcatgacacgcaaaatgattgttcaaagttccgCTTAAAACTTCTCTTCGCATCTCCTCTTCCACCCGtctctcacttttgtgcttcctgctggagcgccccctggtggccgttagcctgtataaatctatactcaagctgcatcgttgtataagccgcagggttcaaaacgagaaaaagtagcggcttattgtCAAAGTACAGTAAACAAGACAATTTTCCACAAATACAGGGTAACCAAATCTAAAATCAGACGATAACCTGTAGAGCCTGGATTAGGACATGTGTATGTGACCTGAGGTCAGTTATGTTTAACCCTCAGTGAGATGATGTTGTCATCCTACAGGTGTCAGCTTCAGGCCTTGCTGAGGTTAGATGTGTGTAAACTGGTCTCTTCAGTGAAGGGGGACTCACTCGACATTGACCAGATGATAGATGAGGTAAAAATCTGTTTATTAAAAGCACAGACATTACACAATAGACTTATGTTCATCTGGTCACATGTAACTGATGATTGGTCACAAACTGCACCAGGTTTTGTTGGGTTAACCCGTGTGTTTGTCAGGTGGCTGACATGCTGAGGATTATTTCTCTGACCAGAGACCCAGTTTTTCTCACCAGATTCCTCCAGGATGACATCCTTCCACGGTAAGAGTTCAGCCTCTCTCTGATCTGAAACTGCTAAAGGAACTCGGCAGCAGTAAAACCTGTAGCTGTCTCTCTGCAGGTTCCTGACCGTTATCCCCAGAATTCTAGCAGATGTGTACCACAGCCTGGGCACTCAGCTTCCAGAGGCCTTAGTGGCCGTTCTGCCCTCTGACTTCTTCAGTGATGAGTCTGTTTGTAAGGACAGTGTCTCGCCTTCAGCCATGTCTCCTCCACTGTCTCTGGTTTCTAATGGCAAAGATCGACTGGCTGACCTGAGTTCTGCCACCAACAGGAGGTAGAGCATCAAACACCTAAGACACAAGTCTCAGATTGTCTATGAATTTTAGTAGTTAATCATTCCCATTTAGAATCTGGAAGCCTCACACCTTCAGGTTTTTCTCATATTGAGCTTCTTTATATGTTAGAAGTGGGATGATGACACGCCATCGAAGTATGACTGAATCCTCACAGAGTCTCAGACAGATTGAGATTCCTAAGAAGTCCACAAAAGCTGTGAGAAAATCAGAGGTAAATGAGTACTGATTATGGGGTTCACAAAACCGGTCTGTAGTTCTTGGTCAAATGTCCAGTTTAGTGTTCTAATCTGAGTTTTTGTGTTGAACAGGCTAAACCAAAGGTGTCTGTCACTCTGGAAAAACCACCGGGAGAACCTCTGAAACAAGTCACACAAGGTATGTACTGTTTCTAAGAAGTGGAATCTGAAGTCTAAAAGAAAAAAGCTGAAAGTTTAAACTCAGATTTTATGAGGATTAATTTGCCCTTATATCACTGAAGGATACAAGTCCTTAATGCAGCCTATTGTCCACAGAGGTGACCAAGGTGAGAAGAAACCTGTTCAACCAAGAGACAGTTTCTCCTTCAAAGAGAAGTAAAATGCAGAGGAGTCGATCAGTGTCTGCCGTGGAAGGACTGAAACGCAAGAGGTCTCATGATTCTGAaggtaaaaatgtaaagaaatacaCTTGAACAGACATACATACAGAGGAAAGAGAACACAGTGTTTTCTAAACAAACTTCTTCTTCCAGAGAGACACAAGCTCCTGACAAAGAAAGTGTGTGAGACTCCTGTTCATAAGCAGGTGTCAAACCGCCTCCTGTACCGTCAGAGGATGGGCAGGTGGGTTCACCATCTTCAAATCAGCGCATTGTCTAAGTTTAGTGAGTAAAAAGAGGAGCAGTTATTAaatatgtgatgtttttatttagGAGGTCTAACCCGGCTGAGGACTGCATCGTAGAGGAGTCACCTGTGAAACCTGCAGAAGGTACGAAGATAAAACACACCATCCTCAAATCATACCCACGTAAAAACACCTCTACAGATCGTTAACATCATAGCATACTTGCTGAAGTCGTCCACTATTAGAGGTGCAACGGTACACGTCGTACTAAACAGTACACCCCTCACGGTTCAGTACGACCATGTTCTGCGGTacagctcatttgtcattttcaaatgacaagtgacaagtcacgtttatattagagctttgcaagacaaCTGACTTacagaattctactgtcattggttggagccggATGCGGAGCACAGGccttctacttccaactacccttctcagtattaacattagtatcctccaaggttattattgttaaggaaatgacgaaaactagaattgtaaaaacattttcgttaactgaaataaataaaaactataattaaaagaaaaaaacgataactaactggaactgtattgtgtgcttacaaaactaactaaaacatataaaaactatggacaaaattcccttcgcTTTCATCTTCGTctgtttatttccctcaagcaattttagctgctggcaccatatgatatttaacggtctgtcacttcttgtcacttgtggtttacagtcgtcttctcatccccactctacctggaaacatggagactaaaggtgggagaaagtagcagagtcccatacagagtcctgtatgggatttatgtgaatttgacggcgaagagaaaagatatgaaaaaactaaactaaaactaagcatttagaaaataataaaaactagcaaacctgctctaaaaacgaattaaaactaactgaattagagaaaaaaaggtcaaaactaaataaaactaaactataatgaaaaatccaaaactattataactttggtaCCCACATGAGTCaaacctcctctgttgtcgcTGTGTATGTTATCATTGATTTTCTTCTCCTCAAAAAacgttactcttcttcatggtattcagccagtatggtaattaagagccgtgccctctggtggattgttTGAGAAACATTCATTCCAACGTACAAGATGTAGGGAAGtctgaaggcagtgacgcatgacaacattagaaacggACAAACATATTAACGTACGAGAAGTGAACATAAATGACCCTTAAaactctccatcagctcccagttacgttTCAGCGCACGGCCAGGCTCCAGCCGACCTTTGCATCCAAACCGTACCAaaccgtgactcaagaaccaCAATACGCACCGAACCGTGGATgacctgtaccgttgcatccctggCCACTGTATGGACCAAAGTCTATGGacccattgaattcaggtgtttcttttctaacaggggtctgggatacaaaaaccGTAATGACTtatgtcataatgtagttttatattatgggataaatatcagtgcattggttagtttggtttaaattcttatcttttttccaaaatgcctcagagatggtttggacttaatatctctcagcattgattttgttgtttttttttatccatgactctgattttaaatgttcttcctctaaatttcttaaatatttttctacactgactaaataataattttcttccacatctaaccatctacttgtgggtggctgtggctcagttcgTAGTGCGGGTCgtcctttgacctttgaccggtcgacggttcgaatcctggctccgactgtccacatgtcgaagtgtccttgggcaagacactgaaccctaaattgctcccagtagagcctggcagcgccttgcatggcagcagccgcctactggtgtatgagtgtgtgtgtgaatgggtaagtgtgaggaattgtaaagcgctttggacaccattAAGGTGTaaaaaatgcgctatataagtaaTATAATCACATCTCactaaagaagaaaaatctaccattaaactttaaggaaatattgatgtttctaaactatatggacataaatatgtggacacatcatgtcttcagctgtcagatgtcctgttcatgaggatcggacacacaaacatcaatattaataatcaataggatgtttatcccataatataaaactatattctgatattagtcattattgttttgtatcccagacccctgttagaaaagaaacagctggattcaacgtgtccacatacttttgtctatatagagGATGACTTTTGCAATTATACTATACCAGAGGTGTTGTTGAGGTTAACGACATGGTCTTATTATGTTTGGTCATAGACGTCAGACGGAGCCCAAGGTTAAAGAAGTTTGCTCGGAGACACTCGTTCTACTCCAGTTCTCAGCCTAGTTCTCGTAACCTGGACAGAGCTCTGTCTGCGTCTCAGCTGGTTTTCTCAGACGTTAATGTGAAGACAGTTCGGTCTCCGATGCGTCTTCTGTTTGGAGCTGCTCAGTCTCCTGCTCCATCTTCACGCTCTTCAGACTCTGTGACAATCAGAAGCAGCAGGAAGCGGCTGTCCACCGACGGCAGCGTGTTTGAGGTCAGTTTGTTCATCACTCAGGTACTTTTACATAAATTACATACATCAGATTCTTGCCCCCCAGGACCAGGACTTTAAGTCAAAATCTTCCCCCATCCAAACATTTAATCACAACCGGAGGAGTTGTTCAGCTTTTAATACAAATGTCTGAATCCGGCCCTGAAATCTGTAGATTTTCATCTAATAATTGcacattttttaatgttattttaaagtaaaatgaacacaaaatgaaaccccatatataaaatatactagcaaaaacatctaaaaacaaaACTCTGCAGAGAAAAAGAACAAGATGATGGTTTTGCTTTCCAGTTTTGTGGTGGGTCTTGACGATGGCCTAATTAatctgaagttgttttttttttttttttatcaacactTCAGTTGATGTGAATTTGACCAAACTAAATCAATACAAAAATTTGAAGAACCTGCTGTTCTTGAAACTCTGAACTCTTTTTCTTCTAAGTTTTCAGCCTTAAACCTGCCTTTGATCACTCCtcttacaaataaaactgaatcaaACCATTAAATAAAGTAAGTTAATTGACTTAAGAAAACGCTTCTAGACATTAACTAGTTAAATTGATGACTTTAGAATTATGAAAACATAGACCAGTTTGAAAATCAGATCAGCAGAAGCCTGAGAGCTTCTTTCCTCTTAAGTTCCTAGAGCTGCATTGAGTACTCGaggaatttcagtacaaaaaaccctcgaataattttttttgcctcgagtatttgtttaattattaatttcGTTAAGCAGCTAAACCGCTGTTCACCGCCGGGTCCCGGTGCTTGGTACCCGGGACAGACACGTTCCTCCCCTGTTTCGGCACACACTGAAACATCACACCCATACACCGGGTGAATCAGAGGAATGGCCCTGGTGAGGAGCCAGCTGTTCATCCACGCAGGTGTCATGGCTGAGGTTGAATATCgggggagtcaccctgtccacacctgtccaaagtCTGCTGGCTTGTCCGCACTGTGACGCCGCAGCCGGGACCGGGATAGCCGGCCATCAAACCGGATTGTGACGTTGATGGGTTAGAAATGGCTTCAGGGACATGGTGGAGTGAAACACAGACCGGCCTGTCTGTCCCACATGCTGCAGGTTGCCTTGTTGCAGGAGTGATACCTGATCTCCTAGAGATCCATCCCCTGCATGAACCTCCTCCGtgctgaaatctcactccatcatgtcaggtGGTGATagaaagtcagaaatgcccatttcttctaaactgcccctctccAGACCCACCTGCAGCTGCAATAGTGTTGttgattaaaaatgcataataaatCCGATTACTCGAATAATTGCTGAAATTTTTGGTAGAatccttgatttaaaaaaaaaaaatcaatagctgcagccctCTAAGTTACATGACCTTTAAATAGTCTTGAAGTTTTAAATGTAACCTACATCAACTCAACTTTCTAAAGTTTCCACAGATTTATAATGCTTGTGACATTAATGTCAATGTAAACAAAAAGATCTGCATGTTGTTAATATTCACTCTTGTGTTTTCCAACATCTacaacaaatcatttcaaaaacTGTgacgtttgatttttttttttttttttttttagagtccAGATAAAACGCCAACAAAGTCCCCTGGAAAATCTGGACGAGTCGTTCATAGAAACACAAGCCCCAGGACTCCTCAGACCCCCAGGACTGCTCCTCATTCCAGGCCTCGAGTCTCGTCTGTTTCTGAGAGTCCAGGACTCGGCAGGACTCTGAGAAAAGGTGCATTCAGATCTCCAGACaaaaacattttggtggtggAGACCCCAACCAAAAACAGTCCTTTGATGAGTCCACTGAAGGGGATCCTGAGGACTCCGGTGAAGGTTCTGATAGGGTCTGGCTTCAACAGTCCGGCTTCCAGAACCCCCAAAAAGAGTGTCACATGGTCTCCATCTCCACAGAAACACAAAGACTCTAAGACCGGAGCCATGTTCAAGGTCCCAGAGTCGCCTCGAGTTTCTCAGAGGTTGATGAAAACCCCAGACAAGTTCAGCACTAGGCCAGAGATTTCTACAACCCCAGAGAGGAgatctgaacctggacctggactttcCTGTCATGTGAGCCTCGTACGGGTTTTTGAAGATCCAGACTATAGTGCTCTGACATCTAATTCCTCTGTAAGACTTAACAGCAGGATTAGAAGTGACTCTGTTAGTCTTCAGTCCACACAAAACCAAGACCGCATCTTCTCAACTCAACCCAGAGCCAAGAGTCCTGATCCTCAATGTCAACGCAGAACCAATACTCTCAGTCCTCAACGTCAACGCAGAACCAGTACTCCCAGTCCTCAACGTCAACGCAGAACCAATACTCCCAGTCCTCAACGTCAACGCAGAACCAGTACTCCCAGTCCTCAGCGTCAGCGCAGAACCAGTACTCCCAGTCCTCAGCGTCAGCGCAGAACCAGTACTCCCAGTCCTCAACGTCAACACAGATCCAATACTCCCAGTCCTCAATGTCAACGCAGAACCCGTGCTCCAAGTTCTCAACCTCAACGCAGAACCAGTACTCCCAGTCCCACACACTGCATGTCCACTCACCCTAGACAAACACCAGGTAGAAGTTTGGATGCCTCTTCTCCATCTAAACCAGGAGAGGCTGTGGTCACAGGAGATTCGCCGACATCTCCAGAAAAGATGGAACTCAGACATCGACCCAGAACCAGCAGGCACAGCCCAAGGTCTCAGTCCAGTGACAAACTGAAACCTCAGTCTGATTCTGCTGTAGTGGAGAAGAATCTGAAGTCTGATCCAGATCCAGAAGATCTAGAGACTGAACGGTCCCGGGCTTCGGATGCGGACTCCAGCTCCCAGACAGACTCTCAGAACCAGAACTTTACGTCCACAGATGACGACAGCCTGGATATTGTGGACGCTATGGTCGTAAAGACTCAATTCAACAAAGGGCTCAAGATGAACATCAGCTTCTCTCGGAAGCAGTCAAAGTCCGATGAGGACTTCCTTTCAGACCTGGTCTCTCCTAAACCACGAGGGACACCTGGGCGGAGCTATGGGTTCAGACAGACTCCTGACCGGCAGCAGAGGGTGGCTGCAGCACGACTGGGGTACCACACTGACTTCAtttgtttgtcattattgtgtttattgtttttaaatCAGTACATCactctagggatgcaccgataccacttttttccagaccgagtacaagtacttacttttgagtacttgccaataccgagtaccaatacgagtacttaataatcccattccagttgttcattccttttgtaaatgtgttttattgtcgttgtcattagtctgactggaacaaagtgctgctactgacatttaatgtgttggaatgagcgtttgtcaattaatacaccagggggcgccactctgaattaaccatactggacaaataccacgaagaagaacaaagtttttttgagaagaagaaagtcagtagtaacaaacatggagacgacagaggtaacactaatgtggtacTAACGttgcagtgttttctctggtaaggtttaaaagcgaagcttcagcaggtagagaaaagacaaatgagtgataagtttagttttcacttccactggcgatGGTCTGCACCGTtccatacccccatagtattataagtaggatggaaaccggcccagccctgggtagttgtcctacatgtgtcagtagtttttctctaactcacacagtggctctttgaacagatcctctacctccacggttccgctggtattctccgtctgggtacgcagaggacagacagaacgctgcatctgtatctgtctgtgtctgtaatgttacttgcagtcagcgttactttgatcaccgtcatttatttggttagatctccacactcttcacactccacacacattattccacaaccacgtacctgctgcactgaactgtgaatgtcacatgcaCATAAAtgggatcggtgcatttgtatcggattacttttacgagtatgaatatgagtacacacactgagtattggagccgatgcccgatactggtatcggatcagtgcatccctacatcGCTCATGAATCCCTCAGTGGGAACCAGAGCAGCTGACTCCACCTCCAGAGTGTTTAATTCAGAATATTTCCTTATTAGACAGTGTGAGGCAGCTGCATTAGAGTCAGTGTTTAGGTTTTCAAATGTCAGTCTAAAAACCTGCTCAACACTGGATTTGTCTCTCTCAGTCTTCGGTTGTTTGAACGTGTCTAGTTTTTAGTTTGATGTCTATTTTTCATATGTATCATCCTCATTTATCACATTCACTGACTTAACACACAGAAACATTGACCAGAAATCTTTGAATAAGAAGTAGATTATTTGCACAAACATCAGTTAATCTTTGCTAAAAATCATCATGAAAATGTCTTAAGTGTAAAATGTACATATTTGACTGCAGGAGAAAATACattaatgccacgtttccattatgtggtatcggctcgactcggccttttttagtttccattacgaaaagacctggaatctggtacccagtactagttttttggtatcacctccgccgaggttccaagactggggaccagatactaaaacgtgatgtgtaagcactgcagaccactgattggtcagagagttgtctctgtgacgcgccgttttacaaaaaacagatgcggaagttgacagtaaatatagcggtaggttaatccacatgatgacagcccacaaaactacacagttcagccaggagattcagtctgtggtggccagtgtaaaaattcagcatgagtttgatgagacaacacgcaacaagcgaatttatcagcaactctctgagcagatgacacggaagtaacatgccacatcgctatgatgtccaggtactgtaaagtcggtagtgtcttgtaatggaaacggtctccaggaataggacctggtacccgagtcgagttgagccgagccgagtccaggcggttccacatagtggaaacgcggcattagtttcCATTCTTTAATTTGTAGATTTGATTGGTCTGGACTCTTGTCAGATGATTTGATGGAACTGAAGTGGCTAATTTTGTAAAACGTCTCTTCTTGTTTCAGAGAGAACCCACCGTGGTTTTCCACCCCTCAAGGTCCAGCTCGACGAAGGAAGTCCCCAGCGCCCCCAACTCCTTTGACATACCAGGTGGAGATGGAGATGCAGACTTCAGGACTTCCCAAACTCAAATTCAAACGCACAAACTCGGTGAATTGTGGAGACTCGGGAGCTCAGAGCCCTGTAGTTGGACTGAAACCCTCTAAACCTGTGGATCCTGGATGTGGTTCTCCATCCGTTTGTGCTCATGTGACTCCAGCTAAGGGTGGCAGTGTCCAAACATACATCTGTCAGTCATACACACCGACGCGCCTTCCCGCCGGAACGCCGTCTCCAGTGGCCGTGGCAGAGACCATCCCGTTGACCCCGTCTCCCCAGAGCAGCGGTAAAGTGACACCCGAGAACCTGAACAGCTGGCCTCGAAAGAAGAGGGCCCGGGTGGCAGGGggcagacacagagacagagtcCTGAAGGAGGAGGGGCTACTGGAGGAGCTGCAGGAGGAGGCGGAGCTCGGAGTCAGCAGGTTACAAGATGTTGACGACGCAGAAGATGCTCCTCTGGAAAATCTGTTCTGGGGAGAGAAACGAGCAGAGCAGGCTGACCCAGATCTACTGAACTTAGAGGACCATGTGATCTGGAGCACGGGGAGTGCAAACACCAAGTCAGGTGAGCGACGGATAACAACAGCATCACAACAATACACCATTAGGGTCAGGTCAAGGGAACACGCACGCCTATGAGAAAAATCAAAGTTTCTCTTGTCCTATTCCGGATGCACTCATTTGTTCGCTTATTACTGTGATATAGCATAAACGCTTGTATTAAAAATACTAGcggtattgtacccgtggtgccattgtgtgtgaaaagtgcctatacattattgtaaaaggacacagcaagagcagcagcaattttgtaaaagaccattgtgatgttatttgttcacattatttgtgaGTGGATAgttaaggaatattttcaagacacaattatgcttttaggcagtttgcttatttcagtgCCATGAATTTATAGTATATGCAGTGAAATAGTGCCTATTTGCATTGTTCAACAAAAGTGAACAGctgcataaccacttccgaaaatggagtatggtggcaaggatgaagaattcaaagtagagagaggctaaaatcggcCAGAaaacctcacaacatttgaatacggacataaaattgtgcctagtagatagtcaggtaatgtttctattcatttggcgagtttggcagcaatcgggcctgtgaaggctgaggaaaatctgtacaaacgccctcctgtgctgcaacatcaatttgacacagaacgtgtattatattGTCGGATTTGATGTGTTTTCTAGACACATTGGCCCTTATATCATAGAAGGATCAAGAATTGAAACCATGCCACTATGCCCAGTGAAACCgtgttactttaaatctgtttCAATTAGTACAAAAcggggttcccacggggtcttaaaaagtcttgaatttccaaatctacatttaaataccttaaaaaagtttttaaaaggtgttaaatttgacatGTTTGGTCTCAAATTCTGTTgctgtaaaccaggggtctcaaactccggtcctcgagggccactatcctgcatgttttagatgtatccctcttccaacacacctgattcaaatgataagcctaccatcaagctctgcagaagcctgataacgaccatcaggtgtgctggaagagggaaacatctaaaacatgcaggataccggccctcgaggatctgagtttgagacccctgctgtaaacttAACTGTgttatgtttaaatgtgtctgttaaatgtccaaactgcaaagaaagtaatgttagtcgactccgttccacccgttccaacccgacaatttatatggAAATTAGAAAccgattatcgctaactttgcagcccctggtgataaatgacttgagACAGTGAGAATGAAGGCGTTGGAGTAACtacatacattttcctaaattctagcaGTCACGAATTAGTGCTGGTATGcccgtgaaataggctgtgaaatgggcattaaattctgttctaagtagtcttaaaagtcttaaatttaacttgtagaaacctgtaggaaccctggaaaAGTTTCCAATATATTTTCCAAAATTTTGACATCAGTTTAGCTTAAAAGTGGGGTACGAGATCTttgaaaaatggttcgagcagctacattttgaaaatactcaattcagaagtccaaacccctttcttcagacatccacctgaagccacacctccagattACTGGCACGTGCAATGATTGTTCCTGatggttcacgagcgctgcacagcaacaattcgcccggcTCTGGCTCCATACCCAGCTCCAACCCCGACTGTTTTCCAAAATAGTCTGAGGGACAGAAGGTCCTACTGCATTTTGGTTGAAAAATCAGTGATTTAATTAGTCATCAAGAACTAAATGATTTGTAAAAAGGCAAGGGATTCTGCACTTATTCAGGACAGTATTTATTGATAGAATTTGATTTACAGTTTACTGATCACTTTGAAACATCTTCCTTGAATCAAactactatttaaaaaaaaaaaaaaaaagaaaacaacccaaaaagaaaaacttgagagatttcttttttttttaaagggcccACTtacttgggacaatgtctacaaaggttGTTCACATTTCTGAGAAATTTTAATTAGAATTTTAAatcaaatattgtaaatgttcctttccttttgctggtccatatgttgatggtttgtATCATGTAAattgttccagatatcagtctagttcctattgatctcTGATAGAAGTCATGTATAGACTTAGAATTAGTTGAGCTCTCCTCCAGACAGAGGCAGAACCGGACCACCTCctaaattcaactggggattgattcagatagaatGTGACgctgacactggaactgtttttGATTCTGTTAAAAACTGCGTTTTTTAAGTGTTGGACCTACTTTATTatgatctagagcaggggtgtcagactccttttagttcaggggccacatacagcctgatatgatctaaagtgggccggaccagtaaaataatataaataataggataagaactgataaataatgtcaactccaaagttttttttttctgttttttgactgaaaaaagtcaaattccgtaatgaaaatgtttacatctacgaactgtacttgaacataacatgaacaaatatgaataacctgaaaattctgaagaaaaatcagtacaatttgaacaatattaggccttagtttatcatttatacatgtgcatcacaacttacagatcacagtggatctacaaatacaacatttagtaacaggcagaatattggtacaattccacatacttcttaagaaatttcaggttattcacattttttgtaaaatgtaaagatttttgtgtaatattactttttatctacacaacaaagagaaaaatttgtagttttcattattatttataggttattatggtagtattttactggttctgacccacttgagattgaattgacctaaaatgattctaacatccttgattgtcaatatcttcagtgtaatttctgcatttcacaaattcatcccaggggccggatcagatcctttggtgggccagtttggcccccgggccacatgtttgacacctgtgatctagaggaAACACACTGACTTCTGTCCAGATTGGCAGaggtgttgtgtttgtttcagctgTTCAGTGACAGACTGGTCTGGTTTCTAACGTCCTCCTGGGGGGTAACATGCCATCTCTTCCTCTGTGTTTCAGCAGCGACCCCCCCCAGTTCAAAGAAGAGGAAGC
It encodes:
- the ticrr gene encoding treslin, which encodes MALHNLVFVLNVDYREELGEQLAVRNHLLKRGILQILLHLGYRYGFDKVRWGYKFFQSTSSRNGRLISRGSDFRELCHRSFEDFEMDFDSRFDIKDKVFPGQQKQPANPSVSVQNALKEALLDFEWDRPDITSPTKLSMRPRRPSQVVKSSISKEGEGSGNWRNLLFVVSECPQSWTQMEDYLSMSTSRTTTDVPELIISRGLQDMLVQRQVVLHWMDAALHDQVPKSLDHLGADKMSETLGLLGGKLIPVVALLNLCCTQKPSLGSKMDTFRFRSSISFLLSSEQLYRRTFPVSSGIIRWGQGDAVQTWSVSVEPLCSGQRLLPPQVEVCLRGVLQAWDPSSLTGTSTESWILQTSSCSRDQGSGFQTLLMELSAHNLHMFAELDDGNLLCSAVLSHLSPCTALLTVLQPGLSQHCQVLTSKQISASAEVSADLPDVVSSMLGVVCDMKEDDRDADQVKDNPVPEWAQREVGYRSMTAGLLDNWFPQSDQSGVSSHLIESMRLLQAVPEQKDEEESSVLQQELIRDLSELYQSSKSMVDKTNKKSGAQRTPVKQKMKTMSRSLQMLNVARLNVKAQKNQCEGEPVGPERRGSGRLGKRRSSDRNRHVKASIRFSSESDLLSYLKSVYEKIVSDINSSLVSGVQQVLSALKMFLSSESDVEVKMSQFVQNHLLKTSKSIRQMYSSAAGVDSKLRECQLQALLRLDVCKLVSSVKGDSLDIDQMIDEVADMLRIISLTRDPVFLTRFLQDDILPRFLTVIPRILADVYHSLGTQLPEALVAVLPSDFFSDESVCKDSVSPSAMSPPLSLVSNGKDRLADLSSATNRRSGMMTRHRSMTESSQSLRQIEIPKKSTKAVRKSEAKPKVSVTLEKPPGEPLKQVTQEVTKVRRNLFNQETVSPSKRSKMQRSRSVSAVEGLKRKRSHDSEERHKLLTKKVCETPVHKQVSNRLLYRQRMGRRSNPAEDCIVEESPVKPAEDVRRSPRLKKFARRHSFYSSSQPSSRNLDRALSASQLVFSDVNVKTVRSPMRLLFGAAQSPAPSSRSSDSVTIRSSRKRLSTDGSVFESPDKTPTKSPGKSGRVVHRNTSPRTPQTPRTAPHSRPRVSSVSESPGLGRTLRKGAFRSPDKNILVVETPTKNSPLMSPLKGILRTPVKVLIGSGFNSPASRTPKKSVTWSPSPQKHKDSKTGAMFKVPESPRVSQRLMKTPDKFSTRPEISTTPERRSEPGPGLSCHVSLVRVFEDPDYSALTSNSSVRLNSRIRSDSVSLQSTQNQDRIFSTQPRAKSPDPQCQRRTNTLSPQRQRRTSTPSPQRQRRTNTPSPQRQRRTSTPSPQRQRRTSTPSPQRQRRTSTPSPQRQHRSNTPSPQCQRRTRAPSSQPQRRTSTPSPTHCMSTHPRQTPGRSLDASSPSKPGEAVVTGDSPTSPEKMELRHRPRTSRHSPRSQSSDKLKPQSDSAVVEKNLKSDPDPEDLETERSRASDADSSSQTDSQNQNFTSTDDDSLDIVDAMVVKTQFNKGLKMNISFSRKQSKSDEDFLSDLVSPKPRGTPGRSYGFRQTPDRQQRVAAARLGENPPWFSTPQGPARRRKSPAPPTPLTYQVEMEMQTSGLPKLKFKRTNSVNCGDSGAQSPVVGLKPSKPVDPGCGSPSVCAHVTPAKGGSVQTYICQSYTPTRLPAGTPSPVAVAETIPLTPSPQSSGKVTPENLNSWPRKKRARVAGGRHRDRVLKEEGLLEELQEEAELGVSRLQDVDDAEDAPLENLFWGEKRAEQADPDLLNLEDHVIWSTGSANTKSAATPPSSKKRKPVTASGILALTQSPLLFKGKSGSASKRPTAAKDEAASEADGDLSPFSKPVRRSSGVKNYSRKRLLP